Within Paenibacillus albicereus, the genomic segment CACGGCTAAGCGGCGCTCGGCTCCGGGCCTTCCTGCGGAGCCCGATCCGATCCCGGCTGATTCGTTCCGGCCGCCTCCGTCCGCCGGAATTCGCCCAGCTCCCGTCGCAGCCCGTCGGACATGTCCCGCAGCTGCTCCGTCGATGCGGACACCTCCTGCATGACGCCCCGCTGGGCGGCGCACAGCTCCTCCGCCCGGACCGAATGCTCGGCGATCGATGTCGCCAGTCCGAGCAGATCATCGCTCGTCGCCAGCAGCTCCTCCATCGAGGCCGACAGCTCCTCGGCGGCGGTCGACACTTCCTGCGCCTGGCGCGCGACGACGGCGATGGCTCCGTTCACCCCGTCGAAGGCGAGGCCGGTCCGCTCCAGCTCGGCAGAGCCCGCCTTCGTCTCCTCGAGCCCGCGGTCCATCGCCTCCGCCGCCTCTTCGGCCTGAAGCGCCATGCCGCGCACGGTCTCGGCGATCTGCACGGAGGAGGCCGACGTCTCCTCCGACAGCTTCTTGACCTGCTGGGCGACGACGGCGAAGCCTCGTCCATGCTCGCCTGCGCGCGCCGCCTCGATCGAGGCGTTGAGCGAGAGCAGCTTCGTCTGCTCCGCCACGCCGGCGATGACGTCCGTCACCCGGCCGATCTCCCTCGCCTGCAGCACGAGGCGCTCTACGGACGCAGCCGCCTGGGCGATCGAGCGGCCGACCGAGTCCATCCGTCTGCGCGCCTCGTCCATTCTCCGCTTGCCTTCTTCGGCGCGAAGCCGGGCCTGCTCGGACGACTCCGCCGTCAGCGAAGCGGACTCGGCGACGCCGCTCAGGCTGAGCGCGCCTTCCTCGAGCGCCGTGCGGTTGTCGCCCATCCGCTCCCGCTGGCCAGCCGCCGAATCCGAAATGAGGCGCACCGACTCGAGCATGCGGACCGAGTCCTTCTCCGCCGCCGCCGAGCTGAGCGCCAGCAGCCGGGCGGAACCGCCCAGCTCGTCCGCGCTCCCGCCGACGGCATCCAGCAGCTGGGACAGCCGAGCCTTCATCGCGTTGACCGAGTCGGCCATCGCGCCCAGCTCGGCGATGCGCGGCCGCTCGATGTCGTCCACGGCCAGATTGCCGGCGGCGATCTCCGCCGACAGCCGGGCCGTCGCCCGCGTCGGCCGGACGATCCGCTGCGTCAGCCAGGCGGCCGCGAACGTTCCGATGAGCACCGTCGCCGCCACGACGGCCGCCATCAGGCTACGCGTCCTCGCCACCTGCTCGTTCGACGCCGCTACCGCTTCGTCCAGCCGCGTCTGCTCGAACGCGGCCAGCTCGT encodes:
- a CDS encoding methyl-accepting chemotaxis protein gives rise to the protein MKLRTVLTLGFAGVLVLTAVVGAAGWLQISSVNRSYERLIENRVGAIGSIQDLRYAAASEDRNIRGYLITGQEKNYSAYNQDRKAFAAEMERLQAGLEEEQAIRLAEELKQLEAAYGKIVAQLTTLRQRGDTEGYSSLMVEQSVPLSAQLTAKADELAAFEQTRLDEAVAASNEQVARTRSLMAAVVAATVLIGTFAAAWLTQRIVRPTRATARLSAEIAAGNLAVDDIERPRIAELGAMADSVNAMKARLSQLLDAVGGSADELGGSARLLALSSAAAEKDSVRMLESVRLISDSAAGQRERMGDNRTALEEGALSLSGVAESASLTAESSEQARLRAEEGKRRMDEARRRMDSVGRSIAQAAASVERLVLQAREIGRVTDVIAGVAEQTKLLSLNASIEAARAGEHGRGFAVVAQQVKKLSEETSASSVQIAETVRGMALQAEEAAEAMDRGLEETKAGSAELERTGLAFDGVNGAIAVVARQAQEVSTAAEELSASMEELLATSDDLLGLATSIAEHSVRAEELCAAQRGVMQEVSASTEQLRDMSDGLRRELGEFRRTEAAGTNQPGSDRAPQEGPEPSAA